One stretch of Miscanthus floridulus cultivar M001 chromosome 18, ASM1932011v1, whole genome shotgun sequence DNA includes these proteins:
- the LOC136521696 gene encoding FCS-Like Zinc finger 6-like encodes MSTRKRPRNNNGSTSTPSSAGRSSGGGSTLSSSSSSAMRRTTSLSDLAPPPEIPGRPQTRAARGDAVVAGAGTVWGGAEMMRRHSGDFLPAMETAAFLKACGLCKRRLGPGRDTFIYMGEVAFCSQECRQQQMNLDELMENKCSTPAGGGGSGGGSSDQSGKSSTVAAA; translated from the exons ATGTCTACGCGGAAGCGTCCCAGGAACAACAACGGCTCCACCTCCACGCCGTCGTCCGCGGggcggagcagcggcggcggctccacgttgtcgtcgtcctcctcgtccgCGATGCGTCGGACGACGAGCCTGTCGGACCTCGCGCCACCGCCGGAGATTCCAGGCAGGCCCCAGACGCGGGCGGCGAGGGGAGATGCGGTGGTGGCGGGGGCGGGGACCGTGTGGGGCGGTgccgagatgatgaggaggcACTCGGGGGACTTCCTCCCCGCCATGGAGACGGCAGCCTTCCTCAAGGCCTGCGGGCTCTGCAAGCGCCGCCTCGGCCCCGGCCGTGACACCTTCATCTACAT GGGTGAGGTGGCCTTCTGCAGTCAGGAGTGCAGACAGCAGCAGATGAACCTTGACGAGCTCATGGAAAATAAGTGCTCCACtccggctggcggcggcggcagcggcggcggcagctcaGATCAGTCCGGCAAAAGCAGCACCGTTGCTGCCGCCTAG